The Paenibacillus sp. RUD330 genome has a segment encoding these proteins:
- the zwf gene encoding glucose-6-phosphate dehydrogenase, whose translation MNYSSKQESSAAEGAVYYLFGATGDLARRKLFPALFSLYKEGKLAENFAVVGLARRPRDNEQFRQDVYESIMEFCRYKPTDVEVWQKFAEHFVYKPLDIHNVDGFRELNQLSSELDEKFGIEGNRLFYLALAPELFGPVSFNLRDGGLLESKGWHKLVIEKPFGYDLESARELNGQISQVFKEEEVYRIDHYLGKEMVQNIQVLRFANQLFEPLWNKDHIANVQITLSETVGVEERGGYYDNSGALRDMGQNHILQMITMIAMEPPGRLHPESLRDEKVKVLRSLRQYASSEEVRDNVVRAQYASGQSKGKELPGYRQEDSVNPESRTETYFAAKVLVDNFRWAGVPFFIRTGKRLPVKTTEIVIEFKNVPDNVLFAKRHKLGPNLLVIRVNPTEGIYLKINAKKPGADNEVQPVAMEFCQSCQVGINTPEAYELLIYDAARGDSTYFTRWDEVAAAWTFVDRIAAAWRESGEDLLSYPAGSWGPEATDELLHKEGFFWWPVNGQAEDNVIWISGGAQ comes from the coding sequence ATGAACTACTCTAGCAAACAGGAATCATCGGCCGCTGAAGGCGCGGTCTATTATCTGTTCGGAGCCACGGGCGATCTGGCGCGGAGGAAGCTGTTCCCGGCGCTGTTCTCCTTATATAAAGAAGGCAAGCTGGCAGAGAATTTCGCGGTTGTCGGACTCGCCCGCCGTCCGCGGGACAATGAGCAGTTCCGCCAGGACGTATACGAGTCCATCATGGAGTTTTGCCGGTACAAGCCGACCGATGTCGAGGTATGGCAGAAATTTGCCGAACACTTCGTGTACAAGCCGCTCGATATCCATAACGTCGACGGCTTCAGGGAGCTGAACCAGCTCTCCTCGGAGCTGGACGAGAAATTCGGCATCGAAGGCAACCGGCTCTTCTACCTTGCTCTCGCTCCGGAGCTTTTCGGTCCGGTGTCGTTCAATCTTCGCGACGGAGGCCTGTTGGAATCCAAGGGATGGCACAAGCTCGTCATCGAGAAGCCGTTCGGCTATGATCTGGAATCGGCCCGCGAGCTGAACGGACAGATCAGCCAGGTGTTCAAGGAAGAAGAGGTCTATCGGATCGACCACTACCTCGGCAAGGAAATGGTCCAGAACATCCAGGTTCTGCGTTTTGCCAACCAGCTGTTCGAGCCGCTCTGGAACAAGGATCATATCGCCAATGTCCAGATCACGCTGTCCGAAACGGTCGGCGTAGAGGAGCGGGGCGGCTATTACGACAATTCCGGCGCGCTTCGGGACATGGGGCAGAACCATATTCTGCAGATGATCACGATGATTGCCATGGAGCCTCCGGGACGGCTGCATCCGGAAAGCCTCCGCGACGAGAAGGTCAAGGTTCTGCGGTCCCTTCGGCAGTATGCGTCCAGCGAGGAAGTCCGCGATAATGTCGTGCGGGCACAGTATGCCTCCGGCCAGTCCAAAGGCAAGGAGCTTCCAGGCTACCGTCAGGAAGACAGCGTAAATCCGGAATCCAGGACGGAAACGTATTTTGCCGCCAAGGTGCTTGTGGACAACTTCCGCTGGGCGGGGGTTCCATTCTTCATCCGCACGGGCAAGCGGCTGCCGGTCAAGACGACCGAAATCGTCATCGAATTCAAAAACGTTCCGGACAATGTCCTCTTCGCCAAGCGGCATAAGCTGGGTCCGAACCTGCTCGTCATCCGCGTCAATCCGACGGAAGGCATCTACCTGAAGATCAACGCCAAGAAGCCTGGGGCGGACAACGAGGTTCAGCCTGTCGCCATGGAATTCTGCCAGAGCTGCCAGGTCGGCATCAACACGCCGGAAGCGTATGAGCTGCTGATCTACGACGCGGCTCGCGGAGATTCGACCTACTTCACCCGCTGGGACGAGGTTGCGGCAGCGTGGACGTTCGTGGATCGCATTGCGGCCGCATGGAGAGAATCTGGAGAGGATCTGCTTTCCTATCCTGCCGGATCCTGGGGACCGGAAGCTACGGATGAGCTTCTTCACAAAGAAGGCTTCTTCTGGTGGCCGGTCAACGGCCAGGCGGAAGACAACGTCATCTGGATCAGCGGCGGAGCGCAATAG
- a CDS encoding cyclase family protein produces MFKIYDISMPIHSDMAVWANLEAKKPEIRTITPFAQGGVYESELRMNLHTGTHVDAPMHMLEDGAGIETIGLEELAGTARVVDLTHVSDSITKADLEPLGLVRGDWVLFKTANSFSSRFEDDFIYLREDGARYLIDIGVRGIGTDGLGIERSQPDYPTHRPLFRNNIVIVEGLRLADVSAGTYFMVVAPLKLSGVEASPARAILIGRP; encoded by the coding sequence ATGTTCAAAATCTACGATATTTCCATGCCCATTCATTCAGATATGGCGGTATGGGCCAATCTCGAGGCCAAAAAGCCGGAGATCCGCACGATTACGCCGTTCGCACAAGGAGGCGTGTATGAATCGGAGCTGCGGATGAATCTGCATACCGGCACTCATGTGGATGCGCCGATGCATATGCTTGAGGATGGAGCAGGAATCGAGACGATCGGGCTGGAAGAGCTGGCGGGAACGGCCCGCGTCGTCGACCTTACTCATGTATCCGATTCCATCACGAAGGCGGACTTGGAGCCTCTTGGTCTTGTGCGAGGCGACTGGGTCCTTTTCAAGACGGCCAATTCGTTCAGCAGCCGGTTCGAGGATGATTTTATTTACTTGCGCGAAGACGGCGCACGGTATTTAATTGATATAGGGGTTCGCGGCATCGGTACGGACGGTCTCGGAATCGAGCGTTCACAGCCTGACTATCCGACCCATCGCCCGCTCTTCCGCAATAATATCGTCATCGTGGAAGGACTGAGGCTGGCGGATGTGTCGGCCGGAACCTACTTCATGGTCGTTGCCCCGCTCAAGCTGAGCGGAGTCGAGGCGTCGCCGGCCAGGGCGATCCTCATCGGCAGGCCGTAG